The DNA window ACCGATCCTTTGTCATTCCGGCAGGTTTGTCAAGCTGACCCCGGGTCAGTTGTCGCAGATGAAGAGCAAACTTTGAGATTGTTCTCCAGAATCTCGGCTGCTCGAATTCACGTGAACCCATGTCAAATGCGACACTCTCCAACCGCGAGATGGTTCGCAACGAAGAATCATCAGGAACCGATCGTCGAGCCTGGCCACGACGTCACTCGTTTTCGACGTGAGCCTCCCCACGTTTCGGCCGCGAACGAAGGCCCACTCGAACCCCACTCCGACCTCTTCGGATTCCATCTGGATGTCGACGACGAAATTCTGGAATAGCTCCTCGTAACGAGGGCGAACGGCATTCGTCCCTTCGACGAGCTCGCCCTCCGCAGTGATAAAGGTTACGTCGGTCGTGTAGTGATCGAGCACGTCCTCAAGGTCCTGGCGGTTGTCGGCGGCGACGAGGCCCTCGGCGACGGACAAGACGGCCGCCTCGC is part of the Vicinamibacteria bacterium genome and encodes:
- a CDS encoding nuclear transport factor 2 family protein, which produces MRKRLCLAVVFLTVGCSGYGSKPTSDCDRSEAAVLSVAEGLVAADNRQDLEDVLDHYTTDVTFITAEGELVEGTNAVRPRYEELFQNFVVDIQMESEEVGVGFEWAFVRGRNVGRLTSKTSDVVARLDDRFLMILRCEPSRGWRVSHLTWVHVNSSSRDSGEQSQSLLFICDN